CAGAACGTCGGCGCGACGGTCGTACCGACTACACAGCCGACTAGCGCCAGCAGTACGTCCGCCGCCGAAACCATGACGGTGGGTGGGGACCCGGGCACGTTCGGCGGGTCCGACACGACGACAGGTTCGAGCCAAAGCACCAGCAAAGCCGCCACCAAAATGTATTGCAACTGACATCCCGGCCATGAAACAGACCATCAAGCAAATCCATCGGCATGGCCCTACGATGTTCCGGCTCTCGCGGCAATGCCTGTTTCTGCTGGCTACGCTGGGCGGCAGCAGCGTGGCCTACGCGCAGGCGGTGGGGACAGTGACCCATCTGTCCGGCGTGCTGACAGTGAAACACGCCGACGGCAGCACCGCGCTGCTCGCGATCAAGTCGTCGATCGCGCAGGGCGACACACTGGTCACCGAGGCGAACACGTACACCCGGGTCAAGTTTGTCGATAACGGCGAGATGGCGTTGCGGCCGTCTTCGCAGGTGGCCGTCAAAAGTTATGTGTACGACGTGGATCGCCCGGAGAACGACCGTGTAGCGATCCAACTGATTAGCGGCGGACTGCGCTCGGTCACCGGGCTGATCGGCAAGCGCAACCATGATGCGGTGAGCTTCGACACACCGACGGGCGCTATCGCTGTACGCGGCACCAACTTCGGCGCCATGTTTTGTCAGAACGATTGCGGCGGCGTACCGACACCGAACGGGGCTACGCCGCAGAATGGTCTTTATGTCGACGTGTCGCAAGGCGCCGTGATGGTCGCCAATTCGGGCGGCCAGCAGGTCTTTCAGGTCGGCCAGTTCGGCTATGTGGCGAGCGCGACGACGCCGCCTGTGGTGCTGCCGCCGTCACAAGGCATACCGGTTACGATGCCGTTGTCGATCAGCAAGAATGCCCCGGCGGCGGGTAGTACGGCCGGCGGTGCGGCGGGTGGAGTGGATTGTGTGGTGCAGTGAGGCATGCCCGCAAAAGACAGCGAACCCTCGCGCCATCTAGCCTGACGCCCCATGTTCCGCCTGATCGAAAAGGTTGGAATTGAAATCGCACGTTTGCGCGGCCAATCTCGCCACGGCTGAGCTTAGCGACTGTACCTGGTCACCTCGATGCATCGCGATGTACTTGATGGGTGGCAGCGCGGGCCGCGTGCGCACCTCAACGAGTGCGCGTCGTTCAAGCATGCGCGACAGGCACGCCTTGGGCAAATAGCTGACGCCGAGCCCAGAAAGCGTCAGGCCAATCTGTGCGACCAGGCTATTGCTTGCCAGCACCTTCTGCAACGCGACGCCCTGCTCTTGCAGGAAGCGGCTGTAGACGTAGCCCGTGCCGGACAACCCGCCTTGCAGGATCAGCGGGAATTTTCCAATCTCCGAGAGCGGTATCGCGGTCTTCTTCGGCGCGAGACTCGCCGCGCACATCCATGCATTGTCGACCTGACCGACGGGTGTGGTCGCATACGGCTCCGCCTCATTCGTTTGCGGCACGATGATCACGTCGACCGTGGCCGCGCCGAGCCGTTCGCGCAAGGTTGCGTTCAGGTCGACCTCCGCTTCGACCTGAACCTTCGGATACTCGTGCTGAATCGCCGCGATCAGACGCGGAAGCCAGGTGAGCGCCGTGAGTTCCGTTACACCAATGCGGATCTGCCGCACCAGCGATTCTTTCGAACTCATACGATCGACGACCTGGTCACGACGCTCCAGCAACTCCTTCGCATGATCGAGCAACTCCGCGCCTTTCTCCGTGAGACGCGCGGAGCGATACGTGCGGTCGAAGATCGCCAGACCAAACGCACGTTCAAGTTCCTGAACGCGTTTGGAGACGGCAGACTGCGTCGTGTTAAGACGGACCGCAGCGGCTTCGAACGAGCCGAGTTGAACGATCCAGTAAAGCGCTTCCATCTGTTTGAAAGTCAGCATGTCGTGCTCGAACCATGAATTTAAGCGATAGTTTCTCATAGAAAAAAATCGCTTTTTTTGCTTCTTTTGACTACTTAAGGTGTGGTCATCGAGCTTCCAACCGCGCTCGATCGAGGCCGCGCTCGCTAGAAGGCGCCCCGTCCACATCGTCGGTTCGCTTCTGGAGGACGCATGGATTCCACTATTGAAACAGCTCCCGCCGAGCACACGGCACGCAAGCCGCGTGTTGGGCTTGCCTGGCAGATTCTGATTGGGCTCATCGTCGGCATTGTGGTGGGCGTTGTGTTGAATCATTTTCCGCAGCAACGCGAATCTGTCGTCACGGGTCTTTTGCAGCCCGCCGGAGACATCTTTATTCGTCTTATCAAAATGGTCGTCGTGCCGATCGTGTTCACGAGCATGGTCGTCGGGATCGCCGGCGTTGGCGACGGTCGTTCGCTCGGGCGGATCGGTCTCAAGACCTTGATCTATTTCGAAGTCGTCACGACGATTGCCATCGTGCTCGGCCTTGTGCTCGGCAATGTCTTGCAGCCCGGCACCGGCACCGATATGTCCCAGCTCGGTCATACCGACATCGCACGATTTCAGCAGACCTCGCAGCAAACGCAGGGACATCACGGCTTCATGGCGCTGCTGCTCAACATCATTCCCGACAACATCATTACGTCGATGGGACGCGGGGACCTGCTGCCCGTGATCTTCTTCTCCGTTCTGTTCGGCCTTGGTTTGCAGTCGGTGCCGGAGGAATATAGAAAACCCGTACTCGCCACCTTCAAAGGCATCGGCGACACGATGTTCAAGGTCACCGCCATGGTGATGCGTTATGCGCCGATCGGCGTGTGTGCGCTGATTGCGGTGACGGTCGCGAGCTTCGGCTTCGGCTCGCTGCTGCCGCTAATCAAACTGGTGGCCGTCACCTATCTCGCGATCATCCTGTTCGTGGTCTTCGTGCTGGGCGTCACGGCGCGCATCTTCGGCTTCAACCTCTTCACGCTGCTCAAGGTTATCAAGGACGAGTTGATTATCGCGTTCTCGACTTGCAGTTCGGCGACCGTACTGCCGCAGTTGATGCAGAAAATGGAAGACTTCGGCGTACCCAAAAGCATTACCACCTTCGTGGTGCCCACGGGATACACGTTCAATCTCGACGGTGCATCCATCTATCTGGGAATCGGTACGCTGTTCGTCGCTCAACTCTACGGTGTGCACCTGGGTTTGCAAGAGCAATTCGTGCTGGTTTTGACCATGGTAGTCACCTCGAAGGGGGCGGCGGGTGTCCCTGGCTTCATGTTCGTCATCCTCCTGACTACGCTCGCCAGCGCCGGCCTCCCCCTTGAAGGACTTGCGTTCATCGCCGGTGTGGATCGCATCATGGACATGGGACGTACCGCGTTGAACGTGGTCGGCAATGCGCTCGCGCCACTCGTCATCGCCAGGTGGGAAGGACAGTACGACGCGGAGAAAGGCAAAGCCTATCTGGCGTCGCTGGACGCTTGAGTTTCGAACAACACGCAAGGAGCAGGTCACATGAGCAGCAACCAAGGGCAGTTCTTTTCCTCATCCTTCATGGAAGAGATCAAAGCGCGTTTTCATTGGGTCAATCAGGACATGGACGGATGCGAGCGTCTTTTCTTCGACAACGCAGGCGGATCGTTTCGGCTCAAGGCCGCTTCCGAAGCGTTCACCAGCATCGATGCGCTGCCCGATTGCCCCGAGCGCATCCATGAACGCGCGCGGTACCTCCAGGACATTCAGACGCGTGGAGAATCGGATATTCGCCATATTCTCAACGCGCGAGGCGGTAGCGTTTATCTGTCGCTAACCGCGTCCGCCGCCATGTTCGAGATGGTGCGCGCAGTCATGGAAAACACGCCCGGTACGAACGCAGTCACAACGATTCTCGAACACCCATCCTCGTTCGATGCCATGAAGCTCTACTGCGAGCGCACAGGCAAGCAGTTGCGTGTTGCACCGAGCAATCCTGTAACCGGCGGTGTCGATGTCGATGCAATCGTTTCGCTGATCGACGCCGATACCGCGCTGCTGAGTGTGATGTATGCCTCGAACATCTCAGGTGCGAAATTCGACATTGCTTCGATCGTCGAAGGCGTTCGCGCGAAGAACCCCGACTTGTTCATCATCGTCGATGCCGTCCAGCATGCGCCGCACGCGGTGATCGACCTTCAGAAAACGCCGGTCGACGGCATCAACTTCGCACCGTACAAGTTCTTCGGTTGCAGAGGTTCAGGCATCGCGTGGTTGTCAAAGCGGATGGCAGAGTTGCCGCATCATCGGCTCGAAGCAAAAGAGAACGGCGTATGGGAACTCGGCAGTCCCGCCCCAGCGCAGTTTGCGGTAGTGAGCGCGATTGTCGACTACGTCGCGTGGATCGGCGAGCAGGTCAGCGACTCTAGCGATCGGCGAGAACTCTTCGTACAAGGCATGCAGCGCATCGAGAGCCACGAGCGTGCGTTGCTCTCGATGCTTCTCGATGGCGCGGAGGGGCAGCGCGGGCTCAGAGCAATCGACGGCGTGAAGGTGTTCTGGGACCACGCGGATCTGACGGAGCGCGATCTTATCGTGGGCATCGGCTTCGACGGTCTCGATCCCACGGCTGCCGTGCGCGAATACGAAAAACGCGGCGTGACTGTGTATGAGCGCATCGGGACCAGTCCCTATTCGGGACGTATGCTCAGGTCATTTAACCTGGAAGGAGCGGTGCGAATTTCGCCGTTGCATTGCCACGAGCCTCGCGACGTCGCTCGGTTCCTGGCGATCACGGAAGAGCTGGCAAGTGATCGAAAAAAATATACTCGGTCGAGACAGCCCTCGCTAAGTGCCTGTTTTTGCTAGAGCCTCCGAATTCAAATAATTGCTCGCATAACGGTCGGGCCCCTTGTGCGGCGCGCGGCTTCGTTCGTTCTAAAAGCGATAGTCGGTCGAGCCTAGGCCTGTCGGGCGATTCCGAGACTGAACCAAACATTCGTGCCAACGCTTTCACCGCCTCGGTGGATAATCGACGAGCAGGCAGATGCAATCGGCTTCGCGCCCCCCTTACGCCAAGTATGCTTTTCTGTCCGTATTCGATCTGCGCCACCCAATTGCGATGCCCGGCCCGATTGCGTAACGACCGCCAGACCGGCCGCACTTGTGTCGCGCCCGGAATCTGCCATCGTGGACACGTAACTGTGCAGCGCCAGCCCGGTCAAACAATTCGTTCGCACCGGATAGCTGCCCTTGGAGACCATTGACCGCGATGGCAGTTTCGGCGTAATTTAATTGCGGTAATTTCAATTAAAAACCGACTTTTGTCATTTAAACTACGCCCCTGAGGTAGCCTTGAGTGATCGAAAAATCCAGCGCCTGATAAAAAACGCACCGCGCGGACAACCACTTGACCCAGCGATGTTGCGGAGCTTTGAGATAAGCCCGGCCCAAACCACCTACCTTGTTAGCGCGGGGTGGCTCCAACGTTTGTCGAAAGGAGCTTATCTAGTCGCTGGTGATATTGCTTCTGTAGAAGGAATCATCACCTACCTGAGCAGGCGGATTCCCGGACTCCACATTGGAGGCAAAACGGCACTTGACTGGCAGGGAGCCCGGCACAACGTTGCCTTCAGACCCAAGATCACGCTGTGGGGATCGAAAGCCTATCGCTTTCCCGCCTGGATTGAGCAGCACATGCCCTACACATTTCAGACAACGCAGTTGTTTGACGATCAATATCCGGTGACTCAATGGCTACGACCGTTGCCATTCAAAAGCGCACGCGTGTTGGTTTCGGTCCCAGAACTTGCCCTGCTAGAACTTACGAGCGATATTGGGAAGAGGGGTAGAAAAGGACAATCACTGGACGAAGCGGTAAATCTGGCGGACACGTTGCGTAACCTGCGCATCGATGTTCTGATCCCGTTGTTGGAAAATTGCGTCCGCGTAAAAGTCGTAAAGCTGGTGCGCGATTTAGGCCGAAATAGCGGTTACGCTTGGGGAGAAGATCTTCAGAAATACGTAGATCGCCTGAGTCAGGGAAAACGCTGGTCAAGCAAGGGAAAGGACGGGAGGCGGCTTACCTTGAAGCCGTGACGGAGACTCAAAAAAATCCGCGACTCCGACACTTAACGCGATAGCAAGCTTCTCGATATTATCGAGCGAGGTGCTGCGGACACCACGTTCGACAGGGCCAAGAGCTATCGATCAAGACCCGCCTCCGCCGCCAGATACTCGTGCGACCATCTCCGATTGCCACACAAGCTGATAGCCAACGGTTCTCGCGCTCTCGGTGTGACATGTTTGAAAGCGAATCCGACGGTCGCGACGATAACCGGCGTTATCACGGGAACGACTGCGTCGAAACGCGTCGGGCGAAGGCGCCCTCGGTCTATCATTTGACGTAGCGTCGTACGAGACGCTTTTTTCAACCAAGTACCAGGCAGACCCGACACCCTTACGCTGTTTCCGGAAACGTGGCACCCTTCAACGGCTCTACTGTGAACGGCAGGTAGCGCCGCCATCCATTTGGCGAGCTCATCTTCTTGATTCGGATCACTTACGATTTTAATTTATATCAAATTGATGGCGCGGAGTCTCGGGCTAGGGTTTGGGTGGTCGTCCGATCCGCGGGGTGCTGCGTTATTGAGGTGCGCCGTAACACACGTAAAGCGAAAGGCTGTTGGGCTGAGCGTACGGCAGGTCGAGCGGTTGGTGATCCGTTATCGGGCATCGGGCGCCGCCGGATTGTGCTCGGGCCGACGCGACCGGCCGGGCAACCGGAAACTGGATGAAGTCGTCGCTGTGCGGGCCCTCACGATCATCCGTGGGCGGTACGCGGATTTCGGCCCGACGCTGGCCTGCGAGAAGCGGCACGAATGCCACGGCATCACGTTGTCGAAGGAAACGATGTGCCACCTGATGACGGAGGTGTTCGACGTTGAATCGTCTTATGATTGACCGCAATCCCGCGCTGGGCCATTTCGAGATGAGGCAGGCTCAGTGGATACGCTACGTACCTGCGCACGCAGAGCAGCATCACATCAATGCGGACAATGCAACCGGTGGAAAACTTTCGCTACCACCGGATTCTCGTTCTGGTTCGTCGACCACGTCGCGCATTCAAGGCCCGTCAGCATGACAAAGCCAATGGGTTTCGCAGAACCATGGCTGTTGCCTGCGCAACGCCAGTCAATGGTGGCTTATCGCCCGGGCGACCCCGCATCTGCAAACAGGCGGTGGCGCAAAGGGAAGACCCAATCAGAACCATGGCTCTTCACCAGTCGCAATACTGGGCTCGCTCCCCTTGCACCACCTTTCAACCGAAGCAGCGCGTTACCTCAAATGGCTTGTGCTCCCGAAGTATGTGAAAGCAGGCGCGCGCGAGTTTGTGCGCCAGCGCCTTGATCGCGACAATCCCGTTGCGTGCGCGTTTCTTGCGATCGTAAAACCGCCTGGCTTCCGGGCACGAACGAATGGCAAAGTTGGCCGCCTCGACAAACGCCCAGGCCAGATACTTGTTGCCGTTCTTCGTATTGTTGCCGCCGACGTCAAAATGAACCAGTTGCCGACGCATCGATGAGCCGGTCTGCAAGCGCACAAGGCGGTCCATTCGAAGATGAGATGGGAATCGCGCAGGTTCACATGAATCTCGGCGCCCGGATCAAAACGGAGTCGGTGACAACAGCCTGCCTGCTCGGAGCCCGTAACGATTGCGAGGCGGTCCAGTCGTGGCTGGCCCTGCATGAGTCCGCCGACACGCACCGCGCGTATCGCAAGGAAGCTGAGCGGCTGGCCCTGTGGGCCATCATCGAGCGGCACGCTGTCGTCGCTCACGACTGACGATGCAATCGCCTACCGTGCGTTCCTGCTGCGACCGGCGCCCCGCGGACGCTGGTGCGGACCGCCTCACTCCCGCCGGTCGGCCGGATGGCGCCCGTTTGCGCATGGGCTGTCCGCACGTTCGGTTGCGTACGCCCTGTCGGTCCTCCGCGCACTCTTCCCGCTGGCTCATCGAGCAGTGCTATGTGCTGGCCAATCCGTTCGTCGGAGTGAAGGTCCGCGGCGCCCCCCAAGCGACGCCATTCGATACCACCCGCTCACTGACGGAAGACGAGTGGCTGCTCATACGCGCCATTGCGAACGATCTCGAGCCGTCGCGCAGCTGGAGCGCACCTGCCGCGCAGCGGCTGCGCTTCCTGCTGGATTTCAGTTATGCGACCGGGCTGAGGGCACACGAACTGATGACCGCAACCCTCGGGGACATCACGTGCGCGCCCCGCGGCGAAGCGTGGCTCCGGGTAACGGGAAAGGGAGCGCAGGAAGGGAAAGTGGCCTTGCCTCCGGTCGCCACCGACGCGCTCGAACGGTCCCTGGTTGAGCGTGGGCTCCCCGTCACGCAAGCGCGATGGACGCCCCACACCCTGTTGATTCCCAATCTGGCCACGACAGGTGAGAGTCCGATTACCCCGACCCGACGGCGGCAAATCACGCATCGGCTTTTTCGGACGTCGCCAGCCTGCTCCAAACCGACAGGTCCGCGCTGGCCGCCAAAATTCGGCGTGCCAGCCCGCACTGGATGCGGCATACGCATGCGTCGCACGCGCTGGATCGGGGCGTAGACCTGGTCGTTGTGCGCGACAATTTGCGGCATGCCTCCATTTCCACGACGTCGACCTATCTTCATGGCGACGATGCGAAGCGGGCACGTCAGATCCATGACGCCTTCGATCGACTGCCCGGGGCGTTGCGGCACTGATCTGGCCTTGGCGAAATATCGTCACACCCTACCAGGTAGGACAACTCCACTATCCAGTAGACGTATGTTTTGAGGCGAACGATGTGTCAACGAATCACGTCAGTGCGGAACCGCTTCTAGCAAAGGCATCAAGCCGCCGGTCCGGTCAAGCCGCGACAGTTCATCAAACCCACCCACATGTGTTGTGCCGATGTAAATTTGAGGAACCGTTCTACGGCCAGTTCTCTCCATCATCTCGGCTTTTCGAGCAGGGTCTTTGTCCACAAAGATTTTTTCAACCTCATCAACACCTCGAAGTTTCAACAGGCGCTGCGCTTGCTGACAATATGGGCAAACCTGCGTGCAGTACATCGTAACTTTGGACATCTGTGACCTCCTACGAAGATTTCGGGGGAACCGTAACCTTTGTAAAACGGCGCTCCCGTTATTTCCGGTCCTCACAACAGCCCATGACCGGAGATGGCGACATTGCTCGCAATATGACTACGCATACTGCCAACATCCATGTAACGATTATACCCATGCTCCAGATTTCTGCACTGCAGGCAATCGCGAAAAATGCAGGCAGCCGCAGACGCGCTGGGAG
This genomic stretch from Paraburkholderia bryophila harbors:
- a CDS encoding FecR family protein translates to MKQTIKQIHRHGPTMFRLSRQCLFLLATLGGSSVAYAQAVGTVTHLSGVLTVKHADGSTALLAIKSSIAQGDTLVTEANTYTRVKFVDNGEMALRPSSQVAVKSYVYDVDRPENDRVAIQLISGGLRSVTGLIGKRNHDAVSFDTPTGAIAVRGTNFGAMFCQNDCGGVPTPNGATPQNGLYVDVSQGAVMVANSGGQQVFQVGQFGYVASATTPPVVLPPSQGIPVTMPLSISKNAPAAGSTAGGAAGGVDCVVQ
- a CDS encoding type IV toxin-antitoxin system AbiEi family antitoxin domain-containing protein; amino-acid sequence: MSDRKIQRLIKNAPRGQPLDPAMLRSFEISPAQTTYLVSAGWLQRLSKGAYLVAGDIASVEGIITYLSRRIPGLHIGGKTALDWQGARHNVAFRPKITLWGSKAYRFPAWIEQHMPYTFQTTQLFDDQYPVTQWLRPLPFKSARVLVSVPELALLELTSDIGKRGRKGQSLDEAVNLADTLRNLRIDVLIPLLENCVRVKVVKLVRDLGRNSGYAWGEDLQKYVDRLSQGKRWSSKGKDGRRLTLKP
- a CDS encoding LysR family transcriptional regulator, whose amino-acid sequence is MLTFKQMEALYWIVQLGSFEAAAVRLNTTQSAVSKRVQELERAFGLAIFDRTYRSARLTEKGAELLDHAKELLERRDQVVDRMSSKESLVRQIRIGVTELTALTWLPRLIAAIQHEYPKVQVEAEVDLNATLRERLGAATVDVIIVPQTNEAEPYATTPVGQVDNAWMCAASLAPKKTAIPLSEIGKFPLILQGGLSGTGYVYSRFLQEQGVALQKVLASNSLVAQIGLTLSGLGVSYLPKACLSRMLERRALVEVRTRPALPPIKYIAMHRGDQVQSLSSAVARLAAQTCDFNSNLFDQAEHGASG
- the gltP gene encoding glutamate/aspartate:proton symporter GltP, with amino-acid sequence MDSTIETAPAEHTARKPRVGLAWQILIGLIVGIVVGVVLNHFPQQRESVVTGLLQPAGDIFIRLIKMVVVPIVFTSMVVGIAGVGDGRSLGRIGLKTLIYFEVVTTIAIVLGLVLGNVLQPGTGTDMSQLGHTDIARFQQTSQQTQGHHGFMALLLNIIPDNIITSMGRGDLLPVIFFSVLFGLGLQSVPEEYRKPVLATFKGIGDTMFKVTAMVMRYAPIGVCALIAVTVASFGFGSLLPLIKLVAVTYLAIILFVVFVLGVTARIFGFNLFTLLKVIKDELIIAFSTCSSATVLPQLMQKMEDFGVPKSITTFVVPTGYTFNLDGASIYLGIGTLFVAQLYGVHLGLQEQFVLVLTMVVTSKGAAGVPGFMFVILLTTLASAGLPLEGLAFIAGVDRIMDMGRTALNVVGNALAPLVIARWEGQYDAEKGKAYLASLDA
- a CDS encoding aminotransferase class V-fold PLP-dependent enzyme; translated protein: MSSNQGQFFSSSFMEEIKARFHWVNQDMDGCERLFFDNAGGSFRLKAASEAFTSIDALPDCPERIHERARYLQDIQTRGESDIRHILNARGGSVYLSLTASAAMFEMVRAVMENTPGTNAVTTILEHPSSFDAMKLYCERTGKQLRVAPSNPVTGGVDVDAIVSLIDADTALLSVMYASNISGAKFDIASIVEGVRAKNPDLFIIVDAVQHAPHAVIDLQKTPVDGINFAPYKFFGCRGSGIAWLSKRMAELPHHRLEAKENGVWELGSPAPAQFAVVSAIVDYVAWIGEQVSDSSDRRELFVQGMQRIESHERALLSMLLDGAEGQRGLRAIDGVKVFWDHADLTERDLIVGIGFDGLDPTAAVREYEKRGVTVYERIGTSPYSGRMLRSFNLEGAVRISPLHCHEPRDVARFLAITEELASDRKKYTRSRQPSLSACFC
- the grxC gene encoding glutaredoxin 3, with the protein product MSKVTMYCTQVCPYCQQAQRLLKLRGVDEVEKIFVDKDPARKAEMMERTGRRTVPQIYIGTTHVGGFDELSRLDRTGGLMPLLEAVPH